One segment of Gasterosteus aculeatus chromosome 3, fGasAcu3.hap1.1, whole genome shotgun sequence DNA contains the following:
- the LOC120816499 gene encoding uncharacterized protein LOC120816499 isoform X3, translating to MLGGILPNLLVTVTLLFVTPTVTQCRGEIDFSSVTLPGWGTNSEYVTQCVYDSRGPVICDWNATEDGVVTAVESGPLRLEGEACLEFWYLAPVATNGTELRVLLKSSVGLKEIWTLPPRHRDAWRQVFVPLDIINPGTQVVIEAASTEGQFEFNRMGVRRGSCGPQCESDAELWTDESTRCLCPGGQLSCSPSQCPEGQSCTPQRGASTATCTVHSHTDCSTFDGEVFRFMMPCTYTLAKTCSPSEAMPMFTVEVVNEQSWNSSLPTVQQVVVNMGNFRVSLLKRETSRIVVNGVWKKLPLSLSSGTVNIKSHPAAVELGTGFGLLVSYDNAGAVHVTLPSLYSDKVCGLCGNYNHDRRDDFRKPDGTFAQNATAFAESWQSGQATSACETVLVPHQCDPLQAAEYASEQYCGGLRSSSGPFADCLSVLEGESYFRGCVASMCSSHGDPTVLCEVLQVYSDICQEAGVSIPIWRNSSYCPLLCGENSHYNACANGCPEVCSSLDIVGPCGSCEERCECDSGLKLSGGNCVPAEDCGCWYDGNHYENGATFSKGECEQLCQCMGNNDMQCTTMQCADKEICKVKDGVKGCFPFKPATCSVYGDPHYITFDGMAYDFQGGCSYTLTTTCAKESSVQFTVIGHNMHPALQNTRSKLEAVALQVEDLYLTLNQSGAVYVNNSLVRLPYSTNGTFGSVWVHQKKNYIILETTFGLRMTIDARNRLFLEVDEQYKYELCGLCGTYSERQDDDFVTPGGQNATGSLEFGDSWRLPGDNECISHPSDPRHCDYHEENEAYNECYTLLGDAFKPCHELIHPNIYLNSCVYDYCATNGDQHTLCESLKSYAAACQFAGVELPNWQSNTACVCPINCDFEKNLCGWEQLLQDSFDWKRHSGSTPSSLTGPNQDHTTGAGFYMYIEGNNVTHGDSARLWSSMCHYNGPLCLRFWYHMYGSATSMALNIYLLKDNKATKLWVMMNNQGPEWHPGIVDIPVSGPFQIIIEGIRGSNTQSDVAIDDISIHFSSCSGNFPGLGSGTVPPSLTAAVPPSLPICNMDCSFDGNLCSWNQMVTDTLDWTWQNGSTSTPMTGPSADHTGDGHYLYMEADNASHGDMARLISSECSESGPQCLQFWYHMYGSADTMGLHVYLLQNTVADALWGKRNDNGNIWKLAQLDITTTGAFQIIIEGRRGSNEESDVAIDDVKLYRGQCPDVSGVTTSPPKPDENTSPPMVLVPTTVFPQPPVVNVTAQLPVTARPPVANVTVHSTVEAKTDFINGENVTEAAERPPPVCQLNCNFDQDLCQWDQLLTDAFDWTRYSGSTPTTMTGPSSDHTTGGGHYLYIEANNASHGDTARLISSECSDSGPQCLQFWYHMYGSADTMGLHVYLLQDRVADAVWWKRNDHGNVWQPAQLDITTTGAFQIIFEGRRGSNIQSDVAIDDVILYRGSCTVATVGPEFPTTATQTHSSTLSKPQPTLTATFTTNTDIPTTRQQQPITSKPITTTTTGPPTTTRPHPPTTEYPRHETSEQPEPEFTEKPQTTASPEPPTASANGPPTTTRPYPPTTEYTGLGTPEHPEPEMTERPEQPAPSTNGSPTTAGPHPPTAGLGTPEPEFTEKPQTTASPDPLTTSTNGPPTTTRPHPPTTEYSGHGTPEHPEPEMTARPEQPATSTNGSPTTARPHPQTTGHPGDGTPEQLEPEFTEKPQTTASPEPLTTSTNGPPTTAGPHPPTTAYPGLGTPEHPEPEMTARPEQPATSTNGSPTTAGPHPPTTAYPGLGTPEYPEPEMTERPEQPATSTNGSPTTAGPHPPTTGLGTPEPEFTEKPPTTASPEPLTTSTNGPPTTTRPHPPTTEYSGLGTPEHPEPEMTARPEQPATSTNGSPTTARPHPQTTGHPGDGTPEQLEPEFTEKPQTNSSPEPPTASANGPPTTAGPHPPTTGLGTPEHEFTEKPQTTASPEPLTTSTNGPPTTAVPHPPTTAGPHSTTTTAPQRTTTNKPHSTTGRPLPTTTATPQPQTTHVPTPSCPENSHYTTCVPQCSPTCEHLNGPSDCSDHEGCVKGCVCDDGFVRTSKACVPIQRCGCVDRNGTTHNFNKEWYTDHCSKKCECEKDDGVGKIDCDDKDECDGKAVCLQNEAGNYYCQSTGFGECTIRGDPEYRTFDEMKFDFEGKYSYVLVSTNNLPYYLPHVYIEGTNTLDDEKDRRHHGDGSSEEDNSRRSRGDDDDDSKHDDDSEEHKKHHRLQELKIRVYDHTVVLKQNCRLIVDGRETKTPTSPTAGLNISLHSSRIYLKTDFGLSVEFDGRNAAEIILPNLYKRKVGGLCGNFDGHKGNDLMKPDGTRAKSIKKFGDSWRV from the exons ATGCTTGGAGGCATCCTCCCAAATTTGTTGGTCACAGTGACTCTACTCTTTGTAACTCCAACAGTTACTCAGTGCAG gggTGAAATTGACTTTTCATCAGTTACTTTACCAGGTTGGGGGACAAATTCAG AATATGTTACACAGTGTGTCTATGACAGCCGTGGCCCTGTGATTTGTGACTGGAATGCAACAG AGGATGGCGTAGTGACAGCTGTAGAGAGTGGTCCACTGAGACTGGAGGGCGAGGCCTGTCTAGAGTTTTGGTACTTAGCCCCAGTTGCAACTAATGGGACAGAACTCCGTGTCCTGCTGAAGAGCAGCGTTGGTCTGAAAGAAATCTGGACCTTGCCTCCCCGTCACAGGGATGCTTGGAGACAAGTATTTGTCCCTTTGGACATCATCAACCCAGGGACACAG GTCGTTATCGAAGCAGCATCCACGGAGGGACAGTTTGAATTTAACCGGATGGGTGTAAGGAGAGGCTCATGTG GACCCCAGTGTGAATCTGACGCAGAGCTGTGGACGGATGAGTCCACTCGCTGCCTCTGTCCTGGTGGTCAGCTCTCTTGCTCCCCCTCTCAGTGCCCTGAGGGCCAAAGCTGCACCCCTCAAAGAGGGGCATCCACTGCCACTTGCACTGTGCACAGTCACACTGACTGCAGCACTTTTGATGGAGAGGTGTTCCGCTTCATGATGCCCTGCACCTACACGCTGGCTAAGACCTGCTCGCCCTCTGAGGCCATGCCCATGTTCACGGTGGAAGTGGTTAACGAGCAGAGCTGGAACTCGTCGCTGCCGACTGTTCAGCAGGTCGTTGTGAACATGGGGAACTTCAGAGTGTCCCTGCTGAAAAGGGAAACAAGCCGGATTGTG GTTAATGGGGTCTGGAAGAAGCTTCCGCTGAGCCTCAGCAGTGGCACTGTCAACATCAAGAGCCACCCCGCTGCTGTCGAACTGGGAACCGGTTTTGGCCTTTTGGTCTCGTATGACAACGCTGGTGCAGTCCATGTCACCCTACCGTCTCTTTACTCTGATAAAGTCTGTGGGTTGTGTGGAAACTATAACCACGACAGACGAGACGACTTCAGAAAGCCCGACGGAACATTTGCCCAAAACGCAACAGCTTTTGCAGAGAGCTGGCAGTCTGGGCAGGCCACCTCCGCCTGTGAAACCGTTCTTGTACCTCATCAGTGTGACCCCCTGCAGGCGGCCGAGTATGCCAGTGAGCAGTACTGTGGAGGCCTCCGCTCCAGCAGTGGGCCCTTTGCTGACTGCCTATCAGTTCTGGAGGGAGAGAGCTACTTCAGGGGCTGTGTGGCCAGCATGTGCTCCAGCCATGGTGACCCGACGGTACTGTGTGAGGTATTACAGGTGTACAGTGATATCTGCCAGGAGGCTGGAGTCTCCATACCCATATGGAGGAACTCTTCATACTGCC CTCTGCTATGTGGTGAGAACAGCCACTATAACGCATGTGCCAATGGCTGTCCCGAGGTATGCTCCAGTTTGGATATAGTTGGCCCCTGTGGAAGTTGTGAGGAAAGATGCGAGTGTGACTCTGGCTTAAAGCTCAGTGGGGGAAATTGCGTCCCAGCAGAGGACTGTGGGTGCTGGTATGATGGAAATCACTATGAG AATGGAGCAACATTCTCGAAGGGAGAATGTGAGCAACTGTGTCAGTGCATGGGTAACAATGACATGCAATGCACCACAATGCAATGCGCAGACAAAGAGATTTGCAAGGTCAAGGATGGGGTGAAAGGCTGTTTCCCTTTTAAGCCTGCTACATGCAGCGTCTATGGTGATCCACACTACATAACCTTCGATGGGATGGCATATGACTTTCAAGGAGGCTGCAGTTACACACTGACTACCACGTGTGCAAAGGAAAGCTCAGTCCAGTTCACTGTGATTGGACACAACATGCACCCCGCCCTTCAGAACACCCGATCCAAGCTTGAAGCGGTTGCTCTTCAGGTTGAGGATCTATACCTCACTCTGAATCAGAGTGGAGCGGTCTAT GTGAATAATAGCCTCGTCCGACTGCCCTATTCCACCAATGGCACATTCGGCTCAGTATGGGTCCACCAAAAGAAAAACTACATCATCTTGGAGACAACCTTTGGCCTCAGAATGACGATAGATGCAAGGAACAGACTCTTCCTGGAGGTCGATGAGCAATACAAATATGAACTGTGCGGATTGTGTGGCACCTACTCTGAACGTCAAGATGATGACTTCGTAACACCAGGAGGCCAAAATGCTACGGGGTCATTAGAGTTTGGTGACAGCTGGAGACTGCCAGGGGACAATGA GTGTATTTCCCATCCAAGTGATCCCAGACACTGTGATTATCATGAGGAGAATGAGGCCTACAATGAGTGTTACACCCTACTGGGGGACGCCTTCAAACCCTGCCATGAACTCATTCACCCAAACATCTACCTCAATAGTTGTGTCTATGACTACTGCGCCACCAATGGTGATCAACACACCCTGTGTGAATCTCTCAAGTCCTATGCAGCAGCATGCCAGTTTGCAGGAGTGGAGCTGCCCAACTGGCAATCAAACACAGCCTGCG TCTGTCCCATAAACTGTGACTTTGAAAAAAACCTGTGTGGTTGGGAGCAACTCTTACAGGACAGTTTTGATTGGAAAAGACATTCTGGATCAACCCCATCAAGCTTGACCGGACCAAACCAAGACCACACCACTGGAG CTGGTTTCTACATGTATATTGAAGGAAATAATGTAACCCATGGAGATTCAGCTCGTCTTTGGAGCTCAATGTGCCATTACAATGGCCCACTCTGCCTGCGCTTCTGGTACCACATGTATGGTTCAGCCACATCCATGGCGCTCAATATCTATCTGCTCAAAGACAATAAAGCTACCAAGCTTTGGGTCATGATGAACAACCAGGGACCAGAATGGCATCCAGGAATAGTTGACATTCCAGTGTCTGGTCCATTCCAA ATCATTATTGAGGGAATTCGAGGCTCTAATACTCAATCAGATGTGGCCATAGATGACATTTCCATCCACTTTAGCTCATGTTCAG GTAACTTCCCTGGCCTGGGCAGTGGAACTGTGCCTCCCTCCCTAACAGCGGCGGTCCCCCCCTCACTTCCGA TCTGCAATATGGATTGTAGCTTTGACGGCAACCTTTGTAGCTGGAATCAGATGGTGACTGATACTTTGGACTGGACTTGGCAAAATGGTTCCACCTCAACCCCGATGACTGGGCCATCTGCTGACCACACTGGTG ATGGTCACTATCTTTACATGGAAGCCGACAACGCGTCACATGGAGACATGGCTCGTCTCATCAGCTCTGAGTGTTCTGAATCTGGTCCTCAATGTCTGCAGTTCTGGTACCATATGTATGGCTCAGCAGATACAATGGGACTCCATGTTTACCTGCTACAAAACACAGTAGCCGATGCTCTTTGGGGGAAAAGAAATGACAATGGAAATATTTGGAAACTTGCTCAGTTGGACATCACAACAACTGGAGCTTTCCAG ATCATTATTGAAGGGCGTAGAGGCTCCAACGAAGAGTCTGATGTGGCAATAGATGACGTAAAGCTGTATCGTGGACAATGCCCTG ATGTGAGTGGTGTGACAACAAGTCCTCCTAAACCTGATGAAAACACAAGTCCTCCAATGGTCCTGGTGCCAACCACTGTGTTTCCACAGCCCCCTGTGGTCAATGTTACTGCTCAGCTCCCCGTTACAGCTCGACCTCCTGTAGCAAATGTCACCGTACATTCAACAGTAGAAGCAAAAACTGACTTCATTAATGGAGAAAATGTTACTGAAGCTGCAGAGAGACCGCCACCAG TATGCCAACTCAACTGCAATTTTGACCAAGATTTATGTCAGTGGGATCAACTTCTTACTGATGCTTTTGATTGGACAAGGTATAGTGGCTCCACTCCTACTACAATGACTGGGCCCTCTTCAGATCACACAACAGGAG GTGGACACTATCTTTACATTGAAGCCAACAACGCGTCACATGGAGATACGGCTCGTCTCATCAGCTCTGAGTGTTCTGACTCTGGTCCTCAATGTCTGCAGTTCTGGTACCATATGTATGGCTCAGCGGATACAATGGGCCTCCATGTTTACCTTCTCCAGGACAGAGTGGCCGATGCTGTTTGGTGGAAGAGAAATGACCATGGAAATGTGTGGCAGCCTGCTCAGTTGGACATCACAACAACTGGAGCTTTCCAG atCATATTTGAGGGCCGAAGAGGTTCTAACATCCAGTCCGATGTTGCCATAGATGATGTAATACTTTATCGCGGATCCTGCACAG TTGCGACGGTGGGTCCAGAGTTTCCCACAactgctacacaaacacattcgtCAACTTTATCAAAACCACAGCCCACACTGACAGCTACTTTTACAACAAATACCGATATACCAACAACAAGGCAACAGCAACCGATAACATCCAAACCaataacaacaaccacaactggaCCTCCAACCACAACCAGACCCCATCCACCAACAACAGAGTACCCGAGACATGAAACTTCAGAGCAACCAGAGCCTGAATTTACAGAGAAACCTCAAACAACAGCAAGTCCAGAGCCACCAACTGCATCTGCCAACGGACCCCCAACCACAACCAGACCCTACCCACCAACAACAGAGTACACAGGACTTGGAACTCCAGAACATCCAGAACCTGAAATGACAGAAAGACCTGAACAACCAGCTCCATCTACTAATGGAAGCCCAACCACAGCTGGACCCCACCCACCAACAGCAGGACTTGGAACTCCAGAGCCTGAATTTACAGAGAAACCTCAAACAACAGCAAGTCCGGACCCACTAACTACATCTACCAATGGACCCCCAACCACAACCAGACCCCACCCACCAACAACAGAGTACTCAGGACATGGAACTCCAGAGCATCCAGAACCTGAAATGACAGCAAGACCTGAACAACCAGCTACATCTACTAATGGAAGCCCTACCACAGCCAGACCCCACCCACAAACAACAGGGCACCCAGGAGATGGAACTCCAGAGCAACTAGAGCCTGAATTTACAGAGAAACCTCAAACAACAGCAAGTCCAGAGCCACTAACTACATCTACTAATGGACCCCCAACCACAGCCGGACCCCACCCACCAACAACAGCGTACCCAGGTCTTGGAACCCCAGAACATCCAGAACCTGAAATGACAGCAAGACCTGAACAACCAGCTACATCTACTAATGGAAGCCCTACCACAGCCGGACCCCACCCACCAACAACAGCGTACCCAGGTCTTGGAACCCCAGAATATCCAGAACCTGAAATGACAGAAAGACCTGAACAACCAGCTACATCTACTAATGGAAGCCCAACCACAGCTGGACCCCACCCACCAACAACAGGACTTGGAACTCCAGAGCCTGAATTTACAGAGAAACCTCCAACAACAGCAAGTCCGGAGCCACTAACTACATCTACCAATGGACCCCCAACCACAACCAGACCCCACCCACCAACAACAGAGTACTCAGGACTTGGAACTCCAGAGCATCCAGAACCTGAAATGACAGCAAGACCTGAACAACCAGCTACATCTACTAATGGAAGCCCTACCACAGCCAGACCCCACCCACAAACAACAGGGCACCCAGGAGATGGAACTCCAGAGCAACTAGAGCCTGAATTTACAGAGAAACCTCAAACAAACTCAAGTCCAGAGCCACCAACTGCATCTGCCAATGGACCCCCAACCACAGCCGGACCCCACCCACCAACAACAGGACTTGGAACTCCAGAGCATGAATTTACAGAGAAACCTCAAACAACAGCAAGTCCGGAACCACTAACTACATCTACCAATGGACCCCCAACCACAGCCGTACCCCACCCACCAACAACAGCAGGACCACATTCCACAACAACAACTGCCCCACAGCGTACAACAACCAATAAACCACATTCAACAACAGGTAGACCTCTGCCTACAACTACAGCCACACCACAACCACAAACTACACATGTACCAA CACCCTCTTGCCCTGAGAACAGTCATTACACCACTTGCGTCCCACAATGCAGTCCAACCTGTGAACACCTGAATGGCCCATCGGATTGCAGTGACCATGAGGGTTGTGTGAAGGGATGTGTATGTGATGACGGTTTTGTGCGTACAAGTAAGGCCTGTGTGCCTATCCAACGATGTGGTTGTGTGGACAGGAATGGCACCACACACAAC ttCAATAAAGAGTGGTACACCGATCACTGCAGTaagaaatgtgaatgtgagAAAGACGACGGCGTGGGAAAGATTGACTGCGATGACAAAGATGAGTGCGATGGAAAAGCTGTCTGCCTTCAAAATGAGGCGGGAAATTATTACTGCCAGTCTACAG GCTTCGGAGAGTGCACTATCAGGGGAGATCCTGAGTACAGAACATTTGATGAAATGAAGTTTGACTTTGAGGGAAAGTACTCATATGTGCTGGTCAGCACCAACAACTTGCCGTATTACCTTCCACATGTCTACATCGAGGGCACCAATACCCTCGATGATGAGAAAGATAGGCGGCATCATGGTGACGGTAGCAGTGAAGAAGACAACAGCCGCAGGTCGAggggcgatgatgatgatgacagcaaACATGATGACGACAGTGAAGAGCACAAGAAACACCACAGATTACAAGAGCTTAAGATCAGAGTATATGATCACACTGTCGTATTGAAGCAGAACTGCAGGCTGATT GTGGATGGAAGGGAAACCAAAACTCCCACCTCACCAACTGCTGGTCTAAACATCTCCCTGCATTCCTCTCGCATCTACCTGAAGACCGACTTTGGCCTCTCCGTGGAGTTTGACGGACGCAACGCAGCAG AGATCATTTTACCAAACTTGTATAAAAGGAAAGTGGGGGGTCTGTGTGGGAACTTTGACGGCCACAAGGGGAACGACCTGATGAAGCCAGATGGTACCAGGGCCAAGAGCATCAAAAAGTTTGGAGACAGCTGGAGAGTGTGA